TTTAGCGTGCTCGGTGTTTCTTGATAGTCTTTTTTCAGTAGAAATTAATTTTCCAATTGCTGCTTTCTTGTTATCCGGAAGTTCACTTGGATCTTTCAACCATGGATACTGCGCTATCCATTTTCTGGCTTTCTCGTCATAATTTAGGTTTTCTTCTGTAAGGGCAAGTTCCCTTTCTTCTTTTAGGGTGTAATTTTTGCTGCCAAGCGGACATCTTCCGCATTTGCATCCTCCACATCGCGGTTTGCATTCTATTCCcaggttttcaattttataaAAGTCTTCCACGCTAGGTGAGATTTCTCTTAGGAACTGTATGTTGTTGAGCTCGTGATGCTTTGTGTCTTCCTTCACCTTTGGATGTGTGCCTCCAATGCATCTTCCGAAGCGGTTCTTCAACAGAAGTAGATGTTCTACGCTTTGCTCTCTTTGTGGATGAAAGTTGGCGTAATTGAACCCGATTAGCACGTCAATTTCACCGACAGGTCTGTCTATGTCTGCATTCGGTACATCTTTGAACAGTTGTTGAACGGCGTTTTGATCAATGGTGGGAATATCGGCTGTTATTTTATCGATGCCGTATACTTCAAGGTGTACAGTGTGTCCTTCTTTATCGATCAACGGAAGTTTGTATTTGTGCGAGTGGAGTCTTTCCTTCATTCCTCCGACTTTAACCACGGATAACTCTGTTTTAGTACCCTTCAACTTTTCTGACTTTGCTTTCTTGTTCGTGATGAAGCTGAGTGATGCACCGGTATCCCATAAGACATTAGCCCATCCTTTCTTCGTCAGGATCTTCTGAACCTGTAGTAAGCACGGTTTGATATTTTGATTACACACGTTGGCGATTGCGTCTGTTGACACTTCTTCATGTAGCGATTTATGATGTCTCTTCTCGCAGCCGTTTACGCCGCACGCCCTTTTAGACTTACAATCCTGGATTCTGTGACCACGTCTTAGACACGACCAGCAAGCACCCTTTTCCTTTAGGatctttctcttttcctttaCTGATTTTGAGAGGTAAAGTTTGCATTCGCTTGTCCAGTGGTTTGCATCGTCGTGCAGGAAACATCTACGTCTTGCACTTTGGGTCTGCGCattcatttctttctctctttgcaCGTAGTGAGCGGATCCTTTCGCTCTGTATTCGTTCGTCGTTCGTAATTCGGAGTTTTCGTACTCGATCGCTGATTTTTGGTCCAAAAGAAATCGCAAGAGGCTAGGGAACTTGTCTGTCTTGTCAATATTGCTATCAGCACAACTTACGAGTCTAGCCCATTCTCGTTTCAGGTCAGCTGGTAATTTCTTTTCTATCATGCTCACGGAGCTTGTTGTAGTTATTTCTTTTTCCAACCCGAGCCTCTGCAGGTCTCTGTAACCGTTTTCAATGATGTTGATAAAGTCTAGCAGTTTTTTGCTTTGGCCCTCCGTAATTACCCTTGTTGCCTGGATCGAGTTCATTATGACATCAACTACTTTCGCTGGGTTTCCAAATACTTCGTCCAGACGTTTCCATAGTAATTCAAGGTTATCATCGGTACTCTTTACAGCGCCGGCCGTGTCTTTGTCTAGGCAAGATCGAAGTATGTAGGctgcattttctttgtttattacTGGCAGGACTTGCGTGTTGAAATCGGTTTTAAATCTTGGATATTCGCGTATGTCGCCTGTGAATTGGGCATTTTTACCTTTTCTAGTTGCAGCAGGTTCTGCTTCTGTGTGCTTTCGCTTTTTCTTTCGTTGTCGATAAGTGTTTCGGCCTTTGCGCTTACACTAGTGTAGCGCGCGTGAATGTTTCGAATCCATTCGATTTCTTGCTCTATGTTTTCCTTGTTAAGTAGCTCGAGCACCCTATAATGTATTTCGTCACAATTAGCTAGTGCAACATCAAGTTCCTTTTCAGCCCTTCGTAGAGCCGCCGGTTTTTCTTGACCTTTGTCTATTGATTCGATTAAGCTAAGTGCGTGTTCCATGTGGGTTTCAAAGACTGCTTCAAGTGATTTCCTTTTCGCGTTCATTTGCTCTAACAATCGATGAAATTTCTCTTGTTCCGCGCGTATTGTTTCCTGTCGACTCAGGCCTTCAATTCGTTTTCTTTCAGTTTGGCTGTGCTCTTCAATGTATCTAGCGTGTATTACTGCTGCTTCACTGTATAATTCTTGTAGCTCGTTTATCCAGGGTTCATTTTGCTCGACTTCTTCTTCCGTAAGGAATAAGGTATATAAATCATGCTTGCCCTCTACCGTACTCCAGGCATCGCGAAACTCGGCGAAGGTTGCCTTGACGAAATCAATACCTTTATTGTCATTGATGGCTTTGACGAACTCGTTCCGCTTTCTGGTAAAGCGCGACTTTGCGGAAGTCCGTACTTTCTTTGCTTCTTCAGCCATGGTGATTCATTTGATTTCGAATGTTTTGTTGTGATACGCATCCAAAACCATGAATTTCAAACTGCTGTTTATTCTTCGTTAGCGTTGTTCGAAATCTATAAGTTACACATAGTAAGCGTAtcaaaaaaataattgcagTAAAATATAAGTATAACAAAACAGAATAGTTACCAAATGGTTGTCTTGCTTGAAGTGTATCACAATTAGgaaagtaagtaagtaagttcATTAGTTGACTGTGACGTAGTTACAGTTTCAACGAAACAGTTCCtaaagaatatgtgaatgatTAAATAATGGTGTTggcaacattgcttccaaatcagatgaaagcactggcctattgattgtcaaagttttaaaggaaaaatgtacccggcaagaaaagatgtttgaggtcattgctgtcatctttctttgtgcactcaattattttgtgtaaaaaGCATATTGCATGCCAACCCCCTGAGTACAAAGAGTGGAATGTCTATTGTTCGAGAtcgattatcctcaagaacatcaactcaatgtaaggtaagtaagcttttgatattttcagtagctcaaaaatttggcagtctccagtgaaatcaaagatttattaatacagcaaatcaaacttaataatacttgaaaccgTCTGTAGTTCAGCTGTTATTTTCTATGGAACTATAGggactattggttttggctggctcattaaattgtatctaaccacagtgtatacaattcttgccCGGTTTTAAGACAAAGGCCTCTTTGCTAAGTATCGCATTGCAGTATTTATTAACCACATGCTGTTGGTATCATAcataacatgtttgctgttatctccttgaattcaatttcaaatgaaaaagagtaaaTGTCAAACCAGGTGaccagaagtcagaactgactccctggatttttgtttatccaacaagtatttcaaatatttcaagtATTTCGTAGCTATTTTGAACGAATTAAGCTGTTTCACCGTACAAGTcagggtttgcaattcaagtgccCAGAACAGTGTGACACTTAAAGACAACAATGGATGTCATGtgcattaaacctgtcttttatgctcataatgtgaagttttcttctcatgGACGCTAAATTTGGTAACAGTAGCATGAAGCCCATGCAGTGCTGCCATTcaacaacatattgttttaacttaaactttgctttctttttttatgggtcaaaaaggtAATGAACCTGGCAAGAACcaagcctcttcctgacactgctgttatatgttctgtaaCTGGTTTCTACCTTTTgacagatgatacctgtaaaagctttttactccctggggcattcaataaaaatatatttcagtttctcaagacatggTTCTTTTGGttattactgttgtcctgagttggcacctttcAGCTCTGGCTATCCTTGTTCTTACTTAAAATCTGTTTAAACTTTTGTCTAAGTTTATAACAAGTAATTATTATCTTCAATgtctgttagttctaatttaataaggctatttcttaattttgcattgtttgaggtaagtaaatgtgcaaattatattaaagtcctaaataattattttcaaaatttgaagtctGTATATAATCTATGAATTACCTATTTAAAATCTATTTATTATAACTATgtaatattttaagcctgtttctcGTTCAAATCTGCAGGGGCTAGATCAAAAAGTGTTCTTGTATTTGAAATCTATTTGAATGCTATTTTAACAGTAcattttaccatttcattaaacCACCTATACTTATTTGTACTGTCACATTCATTTAAACGctattttttacctagctaAGTAAACACCTGGTTAATATtttgtgctatgtataatctatgttgtatctatttcacaggtatttaatttttatcttaagactgtttcattcCGTTGTTTAGGGActgaaacgaaaaaaattactgttgaaaatctatcaaaatgctatttaaaacctatttctttcagTTGTTAATACCTGCCTTGGGATTAATGCTattaaatagttattttataGACTATTAAGtttaatggttccattaaaatagtaaaaaaaaataggtttttatGTCATGTTAAGAAGCTaaatcatagttataacacacttttaaaatatatggccttgtatAATCTGTAACATAGCGATTAAATATGaatatgctttaaataccatttcaatagctctctgaaatagcatttacatagcaagaaaatagtgtctgattctacaagagtaattatcataaaattcggtgaactttttcctctcttttctcTAAGAATATGCTTTGAGAAGCAGTGTAAAACAGAGGCTGcacctcgttttttcaacctacgtctcagtgtttggatatctgatgaaacactcttccttgtttTTGATAGATAACAAAAACATTCTCGCCCAACATCATGGTTGTAAGGCCggtgacacgttcaacatttgttgatgaACAAGTAGTGCAGCCCTTCCACAATGTAATTATGTTGAACACTATGTCATGCAATgtttaatgaccaaacaagccagtcaacgcgatgaaagaaaaagaacgcactagaaacaagcgctattgttttcaatacgttgctgcaacatttttcaacaattaaaatcgAGTATCTTTCGTACTCACAAAATTTTATACCAAGTCTGTTTCCTGTTTCAGTCCACTCCAAAAATtttccctaatttatcacctattttcttttctAACGACACACTTCTCATTAATCGCGTTGAAACTAACCGACGAAAAAGACAGTTTCTGTCTGCTGCCATTAGTCTTTGATCGACTCTACAGGAGACTTTTCCTAATCCTCTGCAAAGACATCACCCTAAATCATgcgtttgtattttttttgtctctcgcAATCGGACACAATCGCAGACGGATCGggtccatccgtgtccgatcGATTCGATCCGCCCACTTTTTCTACCCTCTGCAGACATTATTCTGtaaatgcgtttgttttctaagtctctcgccatcagacttccggctagtcgggtcggtattcgcaaagacggatcgtgtccatccgtgtccgatggaCTCCATCCGCcaacttttcctaccctctacAAAGACATTattctagtaatgcgtttgttttctaagtctctcgccatcggacttccggctagtcgggtcggtgttcgcaaagacggatcgtgtccatcggtgtccgaccgactcgatccgtcgacttttcctaccctctgcaaagacattactctagtaatgcgtttgttttctaagtctctcgcaaTCGGACTTCCGGCGAGTCGGGTCGGTGCGTACcttagacgatccgactcagttcgggtgtattggacaaccttCTGTTTTCCAAACCAGTCCTCGAGGCTCTGGAGAGAGAGTCCAGATGACGGCTGAAGCGCTCAGAATAATGAGCTAGCCTTTTTGATTTAGCAAAAATATTCATGGGATCACAGTAAACCTTCATTCTTGGGAATAGATCCACTAGGGGTACTTTGGGAATTTTTTAATGGTATTTTCTGAAATGTTCATATTTCCCACACACGGTCGATATTTACAGACACCCGCTCTCTAACCGATGCATCTCATACGTGACCAATGACACTCTTTGCACCATAAGCGATTCACAGCGCTTTCTAGCCGATTTCAAATCAGTCGAAGCCCAAACTTCTTCTGATTCACACTTTTTCTTGCGTACAGTGGACCACTGTCTGAGTGAACAGCTCTATTTCCTATGTAGATGAGTAATTTATGTAGGCTTTTTGATACCAACATGGCGGATTAATGTGATGATGGGACGattgtcattttcattttcctttggagTACCTTTCTAGAAAATATTAGGAGCTTGAACTTCGCGCTAAGAAGGCCTTGTGGATAAGAACAAAGTTTGTCAGGAACAGAATAGTCACGATCGTAATCGCAAGTAAAGCCTCTGCAATTCGGTATGACGTATCCCAAGCTTTAGCATCctcagatagttttaaacccaTTGCGCCAATAACATCTCGAAAGTGATACAGAAGTGGCATTATGTCAGTGTCAAGATCTCCATCTCTTGGCAATATACACGGATATGATGAAGACTTTGACTCTTTTCACCATAATACAACAGCGAATTATGCATTTAAACTCGAGGTTGCTGATCAATGGCAATGAAATTATTGACAACGACGTGGATATTTGGATTTTCATGAGgacatttaacagttattctacgaggacgcgccggatatgagctgatatatataaacaaggacgccgtaggccgagttggttattatcagctcatatccggcaagtccgagaagaataactgttttagtaaattttcaagcaattctcttgatttgttCGGGTGAAACGTCCTTAAATCGTGACAATTTCTTTACCGACTTTTCCcaccttcaaaatttcagcacaagaaattcgccatcagtttttccttatttggtcaaacttaacgataatggctcatatcatgggcttagggaaccaatcagaaagctggaaaatcattatcctgatctaaaaatttactaatgatgGATATACAATAGCCCAACACAATGCTGCATATGACAGTAATTACAGTTTTAATGGCATAATGATAGACCATTTGTGATATCATGAGGTCGTAGATTAGAGTGTGGTTGTGTGTCAAGTTTACTTGTCATGATGGTTCTTAGCAAATTAATCACAAGTATCATACATTTCGCAATACAAACGATTTAGGA
The Acropora muricata isolate sample 2 chromosome 3, ASM3666990v1, whole genome shotgun sequence genome window above contains:
- the LOC136912322 gene encoding uncharacterized protein translates to MNSIQATRVITEGQSKKLLDFINIIENGYRDLQRLGLEKEITTTSSVSMIEKKLPADLKREWARLVSCADSNIDKTDKFPSLLRFLLDQKSAIEYENSELRTTNEYRAKGSAHYVQREKEMNAQTQSARRRCFLHDDANHWTSECKLYLSKSVKEKRKILKEKGACWSCLRRGHRIQDCKSKRACGVNGCEKRHHKSLHEEVSTDAIANVCNQNIKPCLLQVQKILTKKGWANVLWDTGASLSFITNKKAKSEKLKGTKTELSVVKVGGMKERLHSHKYKLPLIDKEGHTVHLEVYGIDKITADIPTIDQNAVQQLFKDVPNADIDRPVGEIDVLIGFNYANFHPQREQSVEHLLLLKNRFGRCIGGTHPKVKEDTKHHELNNIQFLREISPSVEDFYKIENLGIECKPRCGGCKCGRCPLGSKNYTLKEERELALTEENLNYDEKARKWIAQYPWLKDPSELPDNKKAAIGKLISTEKRLSRNTEHAKVYQQQINDMLNR